aagatttgcccaaaaaaataatatatatatcataaagattttaaattaagaaaatataagttATTGTTGTGTAAAAAAACGCAAGAGACTCCTACAGTACCAAATAGGTAATGATTATGatgttttaacaaaatgaaatggaTCCCAGATTGTACTATGCCACATCATATAAGATACTAGATTTGTGGAATTTCCTGTCAAGCTTTGTCCTGaaagaattaaaataatttcacttctatttcatcaaaatctttacATTTCCATTTATTCTACAACCTGAAACCTCGAGTTGCTTCTAGGACTTAATGTTATGCAAGAGTAGATACCTTGTGCGTTAACCTTGTTTCCTTGCTTGCAGCATCATTCGTGACTTCTAGATGATcagcaaagaacaaaatttggGACATTAAAACGACGTACAGTTCTGattgtttaagaaagaacGGCAATACTTCCGTATTCATTAAGATATTGGACCATAATTGGGTTTATTAAAGCCCATTTGTGTGGAGGCCATCAGATAATTGAGATTGTGTCATGATTTTTCAATCGTCTTTTCTCCACTTTCATTGTATTCTgcaatctttttttcaaaacataatttcatAGGTAAGAGTTTTCAAGCTTTAACACATGATGTTGTAGTTTAAATGcaacaaaagaatataaaattattaatttatttattttatttaccaaaacacctatatatttttctaaacaatataaaaatataaataaatgaaaaagtttaaataaaatatagaaattctAAGGCCACATTGTCTTTATATGATTATGTTttcacaaaatgaaaaatttatcCAAGACTGTACTATGCCACATCATATAAGATGCTAGATTTTGTGGAATTTCCTCAAGCCAATAGAATCGGACTACCAAAGCTAATTAAGACCAAAGAGTAGTtggatttgagttttaaaCTTGTGTGCTACTAAGTAAACCAGTTCTTGTATTTTCTTAGTGTAGTAAAAACAATTCTGAATGGTTCCACTTAGACAAGAGTCCTCCTTACTCAATCAGAAAAAAGGCTATAGAGAAAAAGTGGAACAATTTGAGAAATGTTGAAACAATGTGTCTTCCATATTACTTAGTATAGCAAGTTTATGCTACTAGAAGCCACtatttttttgtggttttacATGCATGAATCCGTAAAAGTAAATAGATACACATAGACACGGCTTCTGGTGGTTAGTGAATGGAGGAGGGAGTATGTTGATGGTGACAGAAAACAGCAAAAGCTATATCCAAATTTGGATAAAGAAGCTCTTAAACGCGTTGGAATACTTATGTTGGAAGAAGCTGACAAGCAAAGGAAAAAGCAGAGCACAGTGAATCATCTCTCGGctataaaaacagagagggAGTCACAACAAGCACAACAGAGAGCAAGAGATTCAAAGAgtaacaaaactatttatattctttcaaaaacaaaatggggATCGTAGCATTCCAATGGGGAGAGGGAGAAAACACACTGACGCTGCTGCAGAACAGAGAGAACTGGCAATTAAGGCAAGTTTAAAATTCTTTCGACGTTTTAGGTTATAATTTGTGCATCAGACATTGTTGATGAACCTTTTTCTGTATCGGCGATTGATAGGTCAATAAGAAAGGCGGAATGGGTTAAAACTGAAACTGACCAGATATTAAGTGGTCGTTGCCCAGAGACCGATGGGACGTGGTTAGGTATTTCTACTCGAGGCCGAGTCGCTTTTCTTGTGGAGGCAGGGACTATTAACAGAGACAGATTCAACGGCGCCGAGAGTCGTACTCTTGAGTTCTTAGAGGTTTGattaatacttttttctttcgttgATTTTTCGTTCAAAATTATCTGGATTCTCACGGGATTGCGTTGATTACAGAGCAACGAGAGTCCAGAGGACTTTGCAAAGTCATCGGCTGCAGATTACATACGTAACAAGAACACAGCCGCCTTTCATCTAATTGTGGCCGACATAGCTTCAAACTCAATGCTTTATATCTCCAAACCGCGTTTCTCTGACTATGGCATTGTCTATACAGAGCCTGTTGGTCCTGGTGTTCACACACTATCTTCAGCTGGACTCGATTCCGACGTTGGATACAGGGTAATTAATTTAGTACAAGAATCTTGTAACAGAGTTTTTCCCTATTTGCAAATCTTTTCATATAGAAATGTATAGCTTAATAAAAGCAAACCCTTCTTTTTTGGTCTCATGCAGGACTTACGTATGAGACACTCTTTTTGTGAGATGATTAACAGAGAACGACTACCACCAATAAGGGACATTGCTGAGATTATGTATGATCCAGTCAAAGCTTACGAAAGCGTGCTACTGAGCTCTATTTTTTTCGTCGACATGAAGGtaagaaactcaaaacattataattgagccaccttttttttttatgatcgTTACCTGCATTATATTATTGTaacctctcttcttcctttttaacattttaaatttcagaTTGGATACGAACACTATGGAACAAGAATTACGACAGCATTGGTTGTGAAACGCACCAAGGAagtgttgttctttgagagGTACAGGGAGATATTTAATGATGATTGGGACGACCACGACTTCGCGTTCACCATCATCTAGTTACAAGGAGCATTCCCCAGCATccaaatattattatctaTACTAAATAATCTTGTTGATGCTGTAATTAATACATCATAATCTTGCCGGTTCAAGGAAACTTAGATGTCCTTGGCCACATTATATCTAGCTCTAAATTAAGAACAAGACTAGGGGTGAACCCCTTTATTCACCTCATTTTGcattaatcaataaaaatataccaTATCAAATCCTAattaaattacataataaattaaaactataattataaatccaaaccgatatataatctcgtttaattacaaaatctaaaccctaattctcttttgtaaacccaaaccaccatttaaactcatttagtcgtaaaaaaactaaaccctaattgtattttgtaaacccaaaccgacatttaacctcgtttaattataaaatctaaaccctaatcgtactttctaaacccaaaccgatatttaaccttgttttctaataaactcaaaccgatacataatttcgttttagtggcaaattagattttataattaaattaaattctttattattattaggtaTCACATTTTAATTGGCTAAAATAAAAGAGGTGAATATAAGAGCAACCCCAACCTTGTATCTTAGTTAATCTTTAGCTATAAAAGTgattaaatttaatgaaacCAACAAACCTTAGCTAAGATAAACATCTTAATTaagatgttttcttaaaactaagAAGAGTATATGTGTTGTGTTTTGAGTGGATAGACATTGTTTTGGAATAGTttgaattgttgttttttaagaATCCAATAGTTCTTAACCATTGGAAAAAAACTAGTTAAGCTTCTTCCTAACTTTTCTTAACTTAGTAAaaacaactttttattttaaaataaggTTAAGATTCAAAATTAAGAACCAATTGGTTCTAAATCATTGGAGTTGCTCTAAGGGTTCACATCTAGGGGTGAACCCaagtttttttcctaaataaataaaaactagttggttttcttaaaatttccTATGTCAATTGTtcactttatatttttcatctaCTCAGTTCTTGAGttatttttccatattttctcttttaacttTACTTTCACGTTAAGTCATGTATTAATTTGATATTCCTGTGAGAACACCGAGCTATAGTTTGCACTTTGCAGAATGAACAAGTACTGACACCACGTCGTACGTGGTAATGAACAAGAGCAATGGaatcaagaaaaattaaagcGAGAACATAATggatattaagaaaatttaagaacatatatatagaaagtAAGGAAAAGCAAGCACACTAGATATATATCAGAACAAGTATAACAAGAAAGCCCGGACATGAAGAGATTGTTCATTTCGTAACTCTTTACGGTTGATGAAAGATTACTCTTTTCCAAAATGAATTACTTTCATATATTATCAGAATTATTATAACCAAATCACACAgttataaataatttgaaataaactTAGTCTTAATTTGAAGCCACTAAAAAACCCTTTGCTATCCTCTTCAGATTTTGGGATGCTAGCTCTTAATTTCACATGTCCATGATAAAAATGATCAAGTTGAGCGTATGAATATTACTTAACTTGTGTCACAAGAAATCgcttctctttttaatttggtaaGCGAAGTCTTAAATGATTTCACATTTACAGATCAACTAATTAACCTAGTTATTATTGTAGAACGCATAATCTCTCATCTCACTGCGGTTATGGAAATAATTGATAGAACCTGAGTAAACGATATCTATCTCatgcttttttatttatgttggATCAATAGAGCAAAGTTTCCCGATCTGTACCACTGTTTCTTTCCCATATGCAATCTTTAGAGGTCTGAAATCagttgtaacttgtaacaGAGATGTACCAAAAGCTGATGAGATTATATCTTTAGGCATTTGTATAAAAAAAGactgtataatatatatcataaagattttaaattaagaaaaatattaagttATTACAAACTGAAACCTCGAGTTGCTTCTAGGACTTAATGTTATGCAAGAGTAGATACCTTGTGCGTTAACCTTGTTTCCTTGCTTGCAGCATCATTCGTGACTTCTAGATGATcagcaaagaacaaaatctgCAAAACAAGTAAAACTAGATCTTAATATCAAGACAATGCACTCTCATGAATCAGTCACTAACTAAAGTGAAGCTTACTTTGCTCATAAACTGGACGTTTGATGAATCAGTAGCCATGACTTGCATTCCAAGGCAGGTGTTTGGGACACTACAGAAAGGGCAGAAGATAGTTTTGAAAACACATCCATCTTGCTGGCACCAAATACCCTGACCATTTGAGCTTTCAGAATTTGTGCAGAGTCTCTGATTAACCAATGAGCAATCTGTCATGATAACTGAAACACTTGTTGGCATTTCTGCAGAACCTGTTCCTGATGTTTCTTTCAGAAGAGACAGCAAATAGGTTTTGGACGACGAAGTCAACATGCATATGGGATATGAGTTGTTCTCAGGGTGACTTAATGTACTTCTGCAGAGTGAACATGATATCCTCATCACTCTCTGATCCACTTCTGGAAACCCAAATTCAATTCTTCTAGTGAAACTCGTGTGATCCTCGGGTCTATTGTCAGGAGCAttactgttttcttcttcaaggtcAATGATGATTGGAGATGTAGtaaactttcttctcttcaaaacATGTGAATTAACACTCATGTTCAAAGGTGACTCTGCTTCTAGAGTCATATTACGCATATCACCAATGGAATATCTCTCAGGAGTTACAGACGATTCAGCTCCAAGAGGAGATCTTCTGAAATTTGCATTAGATACATGCCGTTTTAAGAATTGATCAGGAGACTTCAGAGATCTCAGACCTGTTTCTAGGCTAGAGCTTTCATACTTCGAGCTAGAACATGGTCTGGCTGTTGCAATACCATTGATCATACCAGAGACAAAAGATGTTTCTGGATCTTCATCACAGTTGGTCACCGATGACTCCTCACAATACCTGTACATGACAGCTTTTAAGTTTAGGACAATTATACTTTGGGAGATGTTGTGATCGAATCTTATATACTTTGAGAGATATGGTTTGATAAGCTTACCCAGGCTCAGGTTGGACCTCGCAGTCAAGGTCAATGACTCCTTTGCAGCATTCAGCTTCCCTTTTAACTTGAATGAATGTGTGAGCAGGTATTGTTTGCTTTGGTTCCACATGACTAGATTTGTTCTGAGTCTGATTCTCCTTTCTTACGAATTCATTTCTTTGGTTTTCAGAGGACAAGTTCTGCTCATGAGACTCTAACATCTTGCTGTCAACTCTCTCCTGCATGAAATTCTCAAAGAATATTAATGGTTCTGTATGTAATAAAGTTCCAAGTAAAGGAATGAGATTGTTTTGAACCTTGACACTGCTGAAAAAATATCTTAGTCCTTCCATAGAAGCTTCAAAATTATCATACACTTTGATAGATGCCTTAGCCACTTTGAAATAGACGCTCTGTTCCTTGGTTGTCGGTAACCTCAGAGCTACAATAACtgaatttaaaacaaaacgtTTCGATAGATATTGAAGTCTTATAAAATTACCTAAGAATATGATGGCACCATAATCAAACCTATGACGGATACATCGTCCTGCTGCTTGATTTAAAGCACGATACGCCTGTTGGCAATACCACTCACTCCCTCCAAGAAGGTTTTTAGATGATTTGTTGGTATcattatattttctctttagCTCGACTAGAATATCGCCCCTGGCAAGAAAGTGATTCGTTAGAAAAACTGTTACCCTCCAAAGACGATTTCGAACGAAGCTGAAAGATTCTTACAAGTTTGGAAGTGGAATGCCAACAATTATCTGTACGTAATCATCAAGGTTTAACAGTTCCATCCATAAACCAATTTGAGTAgtataaatcaaaaatatccTTTAGTTTCTATAGCAGCAGAGGACTTAAAAAAAGGATACCACTGCCCTGGCGTTGTCATCAGAAAAATCCATCCCTTCTGAAACCTGAGAGGAACATGTAGAATTTGAACACAAACCATGTCATGCTCTGATGCTCATAAGGTCCCTTTAAATAAACATCAATAATAGAAactaagacaaaaaaaacaacaacaaacctTTCCTCTACATACTGCAAGAAATGCAGATCCTCTCTTGGAATCATCTTGAGCCTCAGTTATAACAGACCCTGCTTTCTTAACGCTGCTATTTCTTCCAATCAATCTGTTCTTTCCGCTTATCGAATCATAGTATTCCTTGAGAACAGTTTCGAAATCGTCCTTGGATCCTCCTCTTGGTTCTGCAACCAAGAATAAGAATGCATCAGTTTAGGATTTGTTGCAACAGTTTTTACATGATCACAGAAGTTAGATGTTACTTACCGATAAAAAGGTCTGTTTTCAAGCAGAGCCGAGACCATTGTCCAGTTTCATGCCAACGTGTGCAAAGTTTTTCCATCAACTTATAGCTTGGAAAGAATACAAGAGAGCCACCTGGTACAATAGTGCAGATTTCTTCCAATGATTTCCCTAGAGCGTCCTTTCAAAGCAAAGGAGAAGCATTGCGTTTTACAACAGACGAAAATATTGAATCACaatacaaataacaaatttacAGGCAAAAGGAGCTTGAACAAGTACCTGGAATGCATATGCCTCAGCTGTTCTATAACTTGCGTTTAGAGGATAGTTACCAGGAACAGTGGAGATTGCACCAGCCCACACCTGGAACAATATTGTTAAATCATACATTCAGTTCTTGAAAGTGTTGCTAAGTGGAGAGCCTTTAGTCGGAACCTGCATATTAGGATCAATCACATGTGGAGCCTCTAAACAAGTACCAAACTGCATCCCAAGTTCAGATGAGAAAGAATTCATCGGTGACAAAGTCCTAACCAAGAAGGAGATGGCTCAAGAAACATTTAGCAAATCACTCTTTGCAGAAGCAATAGTAAGCAACAAGATACTACTGCTTACCCAGATGTTAAAATGATGGATAAAGACAGATCAGCTAAGTCTTTGAAAACAACAGACGGATTCATGCACCATAAACTGAAAGTATTCGTCCACCCATTATCTCCTGCATTCCATTAAAGTAACAATGAACACATTTTCGGATAAATATCTATAAAGCATTCACTTGTACGGCTGTACCTCTCTTAGCAGAACGTTGTAAACCCATTTCATAATCTAGGACGTGACTTCCATTTCTTGAAAAGAAGTATGTAAGTGTAGCAAACAACTCTACATGAAAATTTTGCAATAAGCTCTCATCTTCAAAATTACATAACAAAGGATCAATGCTTAAAAAAGTTAGTGAGacgcaaaaaaaaaccttctaGTGTGGAGACAGATATCCCACTCAAATAAGGCTTATCCGGGTCAATTTCTGCTGCTTCTGATTTTGTGATCGCCTTGACCAGTAAGCAAAACGTCACATTCAAGCATAGTAAAAAGGTATGCGGCGTAGCCAGATAACACAGAAGAAATGACTTACTTGGTTAAAACATGCCTTTAAGTTTGGGAAGTTTTCTCGAGTGATATTGAATTCCTTTAGCTCTTTCAAAGCTCTATCTCCAGTCCAGCTGTCACATTGATAAACagcagagaaaaaaaaaaaactatgaagTATATTG
This sequence is a window from Arabidopsis thaliana chromosome 1 sequence. Protein-coding genes within it:
- a CDS encoding transport/golgi organization-like protein (DUF833), giving the protein MGIVAFQWGEGENTLTLLQNRENWQLRSIRKAEWVKTETDQILSGRCPETDGTWLGISTRGRVAFLVEAGTINRDRFNGAESRTLEFLESNESPEDFAKSSAADYIRNKNTAAFHLIVADIASNSMLYISKPRFSDYGIVYTEPVGPGVHTLSSAGLDSDVGYRDLRMRHSFCEMINRERLPPIRDIAEIMYDPVKAYESVLLSSIFFVDMKIGYEHYGTRITTALVVKRTKEVLFFERYREIFNDDWDDHDFAFTII
- a CDS encoding transport/golgi organization-like protein (DUF833) (Protein of unknown function (DUF833); CONTAINS InterPro DOMAIN/s: Protein of unknown function DUF833 (InterPro:IPR008551); BEST Arabidopsis thaliana protein match is: Protein of unknown function (DUF833) (TAIR:AT1G20730.1); Has 322 Blast hits to 322 proteins in 133 species: Archae - 0; Bacteria - 194; Metazoa - 18; Fungi - 2; Plants - 74; Viruses - 0; Other Eukaryotes - 34 (source: NCBI BLink).) encodes the protein MGRGRKHTDAAAEQRELAIKANIVDEPFSVSAIDRSIRKAEWVKTETDQILSGRCPETDGTWLGISTRGRVAFLVEAGTINRDRFNGAESRTLEFLESNESPEDFAKSSAADYIRNKNTAAFHLIVADIASNSMLYISKPRFSDYGIVYTEPVGPGVHTLSSAGLDSDVGYRDLRMRHSFCEMINRERLPPIRDIAEIMYDPVKAYESVLLSSIFFVDMKIGYEHYGTRITTALVVKRTKEVLFFERYREIFNDDWDDHDFAFTII
- a CDS encoding RAD3-like DNA-binding helicase protein (RAD3-like DNA-binding helicase protein; FUNCTIONS IN: in 6 functions; INVOLVED IN: nucleobase, nucleoside, nucleotide and nucleic acid metabolic process; LOCATED IN: chloroplast; EXPRESSED IN: sperm cell; CONTAINS InterPro DOMAIN/s: DEAD2 (InterPro:IPR010614), Helicase, superfamily 1/2, ATP-binding domain, DinG/Rad3-type (InterPro:IPR014013), Helicase-like, DEXD box c2 type (InterPro:IPR006554), Helicase, ATP-dependent, c2 type (InterPro:IPR006555); BEST Arabidopsis thaliana protein match is: RAD3-like DNA-binding helicase protein (TAIR:AT1G20720.1); Has 2571 Blast hits to 1958 proteins in 520 species: Archae - 146; Bacteria - 396; Metazoa - 797; Fungi - 439; Plants - 210; Viruses - 2; Other Eukaryotes - 581 (source: NCBI BLink).); the encoded protein is MASTRSKSDSKEEVKQTLNSKNPKNVYQIGGLQVEFPYQPYGTQLAFMSRVISTLDRAQRDGHSHALLESPTGTGKSLSLLCSVLAWQKSYKSRFPNGNLSHSKTQPSDIAGSSNVEPHEPQIPTIYYASRTHAQITQVIREYRKTGYRVPMTVLGSRKRYCTNSHVQGKENVDEKCRLLLKDKKNIKCAEFNGVGRILAYPSLQQTGHNGVHDIEDLVKIGKTVTGRLLKSFTVHSNMEDIAREAGSINLEEDIIFKLKNELEQMSEVEPEIYDSLYEVVEGLISWIGRKKDSLAKRDVDHYFSNWTGDRALKELKEFNITRENFPNLKACFNQAITKSEAAEIDPDKPYLSGISVSTLEELFATLTYFFSRNGSHVLDYEMGLQRSAKRGDNGWTNTFSLWCMNPSVVFKDLADLSLSIILTSGTLSPMNSFSSELGMQFGTCLEAPHVIDPNMQVWAGAISTVPGNYPLNASYRTAEAYAFQDALGKSLEEICTIVPGGSLVFFPSYKLMEKLCTRWHETGQWSRLCLKTDLFIEPRGGSKDDFETVLKEYYDSISGKNRLIGRNSSVKKAGSVITEAQDDSKRGSAFLAVCRGKVSEGMDFSDDNARAVIIVGIPLPNLGDILVELKRKYNDTNKSSKNLLGGSEWYCQQAYRALNQAAGRCIRHRFDYGAIIFLVIVALRLPTTKEQSVYFKVAKASIKVYDNFEASMEGLRYFFSSVKERVDSKMLESHEQNLSSENQRNEFVRKENQTQNKSSHVEPKQTIPAHTFIQVKREAECCKGVIDLDCEVQPEPGYCEESSVTNCDEDPETSFVSGMINGIATARPCSSSKYESSSLETGLRSLKSPDQFLKRHVSNANFRRSPLGAESSVTPERYSIGDMRNMTLEAESPLNMSVNSHVLKRRKFTTSPIIIDLEEENSNAPDNRPEDHTSFTRRIEFGFPEVDQRVMRISCSLCRSTLSHPENNSYPICMLTSSSKTYLLSLLKETSGTGSAEMPTSVSVIMTDCSLVNQRLCTNSESSNGQGIWCQQDGCVFKTIFCPFCSVPNTCLGMQVMATDSSNVQFMSKILFFADHLEVTNDAASKETRLTHKSFFIQMPKDIISSAFGTSLLQVTTDFRPLKIAYGKETVVQIGKLCSIDPT